A genomic region of Hyalangium minutum contains the following coding sequences:
- a CDS encoding CheR family methyltransferase, with amino-acid sequence MPSLPLSPPVFAILTQLIEQRSGLHYVPDDLDLLAEKLSAKALEEGFESLLDYFYFLKYDPAGPAALDALVDTLLVHETYFFRDALPLEVISDEVARWVRLGKRVRLWCAACSTGEEPLTLAMMLDQRGVLDGVSLLATDYSQKVLERAKQGEHNLRSMRALPAGIEGRYLDVVEGRPRVRSDLVAAVEWRRMNLMDAGAIAALGAFDVILCRNVLIYFQDETARRVVESLTNALLPGGSLLVGTSESLLRFGTALVCQERRGAFFYVRPQEGT; translated from the coding sequence ATGCCATCCCTTCCGCTCTCGCCGCCCGTCTTCGCCATCCTGACGCAGCTCATCGAGCAGCGCTCGGGCTTGCACTACGTGCCGGACGATCTGGATCTGCTCGCGGAGAAGCTCTCCGCCAAGGCGCTGGAGGAGGGCTTCGAGTCGCTGCTCGACTACTTCTACTTCCTCAAGTACGACCCGGCGGGCCCGGCCGCGCTGGATGCGTTGGTCGACACGCTGCTGGTGCATGAGACGTACTTCTTCCGGGATGCGCTGCCGCTGGAGGTCATCTCGGACGAGGTGGCGCGCTGGGTCCGCCTGGGGAAGCGGGTGCGGCTCTGGTGCGCGGCGTGCTCCACGGGCGAGGAGCCGCTCACGCTGGCGATGATGTTGGATCAGCGGGGCGTGCTGGACGGCGTGTCCCTGCTGGCCACGGACTACAGCCAGAAGGTGCTGGAGCGGGCCAAGCAGGGCGAGCACAACCTTCGCTCCATGCGGGCGCTGCCGGCGGGTATCGAGGGGCGCTACCTGGACGTGGTGGAGGGGCGGCCGCGGGTGCGCTCGGATCTGGTGGCCGCGGTGGAGTGGCGGCGGATGAACCTGATGGATGCGGGGGCCATCGCCGCGCTGGGCGCCTTCGATGTCATCCTCTGCCGCAACGTCCTCATCTACTTCCAGGACGAGACGGCGCGGCGGGTGGTGGAGTCCCTCACGAACGCGCTGCTCCCGGGAGGGAGCCTGCTGGTGGGCACCTCCGAGTCCCTGCTGCGCTTTGGCACGGCGCTGGTCTGCCAGGAGCGGCGCGGCGCCTTCTTCTATGTCCGGCC
- a CDS encoding HEAT repeat domain-containing protein — MRALGNPLSLSADDRARVEAVEALARRGASGLEALLADLDTPSWAVRRAVIGTLARMGTSAVAPLCDVLRHRRDSEARLAAAVEVLVASTGEVDDCVIALGEDSNPAIVCDAAQVLGRRRSRRAVSLLATLTVHADDNVAVAAIEALGRIGGGAAVDALLAALGSGNFFRIFPAIDVLGRSGDPSVVTALLGLLADPFYVTEAARALGRTGQEAAVPALVGLLQRGNDAVMRVAAVALVEIHEAQVQRFGGARVVQSALRTRPAGAELGRRLARCLSGADATEKAALSRLLGWVGGPDAASGLLALLDAEPTVARASANALMELGPEADGPILQALREGDSARRQVLLPLVARRSAAVPDVVACLEDRDPMVRSLAADTLSRIGEPSAVRALFDHLGDDDPRVVQAAAAAIQSLGSEETEQLALAAARSADPRTRRAALRIISYFGYPRGLDVLLQAMREQDERLRDAAIYGLPFIDDPRAVDALLEAARHDSERTRAAAMRALGQTDKEARVTSCLLGGLNDKDPWVRYYACQSLGKLNEEAAADAIVALANDDAGQVRVAVVDALAHLHTESAMIALRRAASSEDSDVRRAALLGLGVSKRPDALPVLIEAASQGDPATRLVALSAVAEYDSPETVTALLRAAGDPDESVRSAAVGFLATRPGTSATQALVSLLGDPALRERVVSALSLPAEGRIPGLMTALEAADELVAPLLVAALARMQRADARAALVSALSTSSPAGRRAVAAAVAALGTVEAREVLERAAAQDEDPEVRRACLLALSR, encoded by the coding sequence GTGAGAGCTCTCGGCAATCCCCTGTCGCTCTCCGCGGACGACCGCGCCCGGGTGGAGGCGGTGGAAGCCCTCGCGCGCCGCGGGGCCTCCGGTCTAGAGGCGCTGCTCGCGGATCTGGACACGCCGAGCTGGGCGGTGCGCCGTGCCGTCATCGGCACGCTGGCGCGCATGGGCACTTCGGCGGTGGCGCCGCTGTGCGACGTGCTGCGCCACCGCCGGGACAGCGAGGCCCGGCTGGCCGCGGCCGTGGAGGTGCTGGTCGCCTCGACGGGAGAGGTGGACGACTGCGTCATCGCGCTCGGGGAGGATTCCAACCCGGCCATCGTTTGTGACGCGGCGCAGGTGCTGGGCCGCCGCCGCAGCCGCCGCGCGGTGTCGCTGCTGGCCACGCTGACGGTGCACGCAGATGACAACGTCGCGGTGGCCGCCATCGAGGCGCTGGGCCGCATCGGCGGGGGCGCCGCGGTGGACGCGCTGCTGGCGGCGCTGGGCAGTGGCAACTTCTTCCGCATCTTCCCGGCGATCGACGTGCTGGGGCGCTCGGGAGACCCGTCCGTCGTCACTGCGCTGCTGGGCCTGCTGGCGGATCCGTTCTACGTCACCGAGGCTGCCCGCGCGCTGGGCCGCACCGGCCAGGAGGCCGCGGTGCCCGCGCTGGTGGGGTTGCTGCAGCGGGGCAATGACGCGGTGATGCGCGTGGCGGCGGTGGCGCTGGTGGAGATCCACGAGGCCCAGGTGCAGCGCTTCGGCGGAGCGCGCGTGGTGCAGTCCGCGCTGCGCACGCGGCCGGCGGGAGCGGAGCTCGGGCGGCGGCTGGCCCGGTGCCTCTCCGGTGCGGACGCGACGGAGAAGGCGGCCCTGTCCCGGCTGCTGGGCTGGGTGGGCGGGCCGGATGCGGCCTCGGGGCTGCTGGCGCTGCTGGACGCGGAGCCGACGGTGGCGCGCGCCTCGGCCAACGCCCTCATGGAGCTGGGCCCTGAAGCGGATGGCCCCATCCTTCAGGCCCTGCGCGAGGGAGACAGCGCCCGGCGGCAGGTGCTGCTGCCGCTGGTGGCCCGGCGCTCGGCGGCCGTGCCGGACGTGGTGGCCTGTCTGGAGGACCGCGACCCCATGGTGCGGTCCCTGGCCGCCGACACCCTCTCCCGGATTGGCGAGCCATCGGCCGTGAGGGCCCTCTTCGATCACCTGGGGGACGACGACCCGCGCGTGGTGCAGGCGGCGGCTGCCGCCATCCAGTCGCTCGGCAGCGAGGAGACGGAGCAGCTCGCCCTGGCGGCGGCGCGCTCCGCGGACCCTCGTACGCGCCGCGCGGCCCTGCGGATCATCTCCTACTTTGGCTATCCCCGCGGACTGGATGTGCTGCTCCAGGCCATGCGCGAGCAGGACGAGCGGCTGCGGGACGCGGCCATCTACGGCCTGCCCTTCATCGATGATCCGCGCGCCGTGGACGCGCTGCTGGAGGCGGCCCGGCATGACTCGGAGCGCACCCGCGCGGCCGCCATGCGCGCCCTGGGGCAGACGGACAAGGAGGCCCGCGTCACCTCGTGCCTGCTGGGAGGCCTCAACGACAAGGATCCGTGGGTGCGCTACTACGCGTGCCAGTCTCTCGGGAAGCTGAACGAGGAGGCCGCGGCGGACGCCATCGTCGCGCTGGCCAATGACGACGCGGGCCAGGTGCGCGTGGCGGTGGTGGATGCGCTGGCCCACCTGCACACCGAGAGCGCCATGATAGCGCTGCGGCGCGCGGCCAGCTCGGAGGACTCGGATGTGCGCCGGGCGGCGCTGCTGGGGCTGGGCGTGTCCAAGCGCCCGGACGCGCTGCCCGTGCTCATCGAGGCCGCCAGCCAGGGAGATCCGGCCACGCGCCTGGTGGCCCTGTCGGCGGTGGCGGAGTACGACTCGCCGGAGACGGTGACGGCCCTGCTGCGCGCGGCGGGAGATCCCGACGAGAGCGTGCGCAGCGCGGCGGTGGGCTTCCTGGCCACCCGTCCGGGCACCTCCGCCACGCAGGCCCTCGTGTCGCTGCTGGGAGATCCCGCCTTGCGCGAGCGCGTGGTGAGTGCGCTGTCGCTGCCCGCCGAGGGCCGCATCCCCGGCCTGATGACGGCGCTGGAGGCGGCGGATGAGCTGGTGGCGCCGCTGCTGGTGGCGGCCCTGGCGCGGATGCAGCGCGCGGATGCACGGGCGGCCCTGGTCTCCGCGCTGAGCACGAGCAGCCCGGCGGGACGGCGGGCGGTGGCGGCGGCGGTGGCGGCGCTGGGCACGGTGGAGGCCCGCGAGGTGCTGGAGCGGGCCGCGGCCCAGGACGAGGACCCAGAGGTGCGCCGGGCTTGCTTGCTTGCGCTGAGCCGCTGA
- a CDS encoding methyl-accepting chemotaxis protein: MAAENGSAVGVEDARSIVDSAARSVREGAGVLQAVEQLSTKLAAAGNEQAAASEQVRASIEAVAASVEETSVSVQALVRSQRTVSESARGVQQDAEQTAGAIQEMSASIGAVRKDATALASSADTTAATLEETARSVKGVSASAEDLAASSEELLAGMTEMSTTVTDMVARNQSSASATEEVAATMEQMSKGISRLSADAQSVGERATAVSSAMGGMSRSLTEVSKDATSMAAAVEQTAATSEELARSVRAVAEHARTLEASAASTASTVTEVAASVEEVAATAEKNAATVDANAATIEQLARSAQSVARGAEQINTLAATSASSSAQLESSSRRIAQMAEEARATGERVSTTAREGGATVTRSIAGFTRIRQSISESAGVMKEMGRRAEEIGDIVQTINLIADRTNLLSLNASIEAARAGEHGRGFAVVAEEIRALADRAAAASADVAKIVRGLQNTAREAAVATGDGVRAADEGASLVADAERALGSILKGVDELGTTVREVSRATAEQVQAVQSVSQATARVSEQGRLISASATEQAQAAQALAQGAAEMRRMAKQTTQAAVDQARALRDVVRSNGQLVAATEQVSKAMQEQATAAGELAKTAAQMRALVQQVSVAVVGQGKEVSTVGAALQEVNTSIQRTLAGLAEQAKGAAEVAKAMEDTRKQAAHVAKAVAEQGRAVRQSEMAARQVAKLAAEVTRATDEQSQALTMLTRAGEEVRRVAKQTARALDEQAEVVTALAASATRQASGVAAVAKASAEQASMSEQISRAVEDMRGRAREIASTTTQQARGTAATAGEVREVTARLTQLSRMQGEQVEHLTRLSGLLTPEGRAGRAMEQA; the protein is encoded by the coding sequence ATGGCGGCTGAAAATGGGAGTGCGGTGGGCGTAGAGGATGCGCGCTCGATTGTCGACAGCGCGGCCCGCTCGGTGCGCGAGGGGGCAGGGGTGTTGCAGGCGGTGGAGCAGCTCTCCACGAAGCTGGCCGCCGCGGGCAACGAGCAGGCCGCGGCCAGCGAGCAGGTGCGCGCCTCCATCGAGGCCGTGGCCGCCAGCGTGGAGGAGACGTCCGTCTCCGTGCAGGCGCTGGTGCGCTCGCAGCGCACGGTGAGCGAGTCCGCCAGGGGCGTGCAGCAGGACGCCGAGCAGACGGCGGGCGCGATCCAGGAGATGTCCGCCTCCATCGGCGCGGTGCGCAAGGACGCCACGGCGCTGGCCAGCTCGGCAGACACCACGGCGGCCACGCTCGAGGAGACGGCCCGTTCCGTGAAGGGCGTGAGCGCCAGCGCGGAGGACCTCGCCGCCTCCAGCGAGGAGCTGCTGGCCGGCATGACGGAGATGAGCACCACGGTGACGGACATGGTGGCGCGCAACCAGTCCAGCGCCTCCGCCACCGAAGAGGTGGCCGCCACCATGGAGCAGATGTCCAAGGGCATCTCCCGGCTGTCGGCGGATGCCCAGAGCGTGGGCGAGCGCGCCACCGCCGTGTCCTCCGCCATGGGGGGCATGAGCCGGTCCCTGACCGAGGTCTCCAAGGACGCCACCAGCATGGCCGCCGCCGTGGAGCAGACGGCCGCCACCAGCGAGGAGTTGGCCCGCTCCGTGCGCGCGGTGGCCGAGCACGCCCGCACGCTCGAGGCGTCCGCGGCCTCCACCGCCTCGACGGTGACCGAGGTGGCCGCCAGCGTGGAGGAGGTGGCCGCCACCGCGGAGAAGAACGCCGCCACGGTGGATGCCAACGCCGCCACCATCGAGCAGCTGGCCCGCTCCGCGCAGTCGGTGGCCCGGGGTGCCGAGCAGATCAACACCCTGGCCGCGACCAGCGCCAGCTCCTCCGCTCAGCTCGAGTCCTCGTCGCGGCGCATCGCCCAGATGGCCGAGGAGGCCCGCGCCACCGGTGAGCGCGTCAGCACCACGGCCCGAGAGGGCGGCGCCACCGTGACCCGCTCCATCGCCGGCTTCACCCGTATCCGCCAGTCCATCTCCGAGTCCGCGGGGGTGATGAAGGAGATGGGCAGGCGCGCCGAGGAGATTGGCGACATCGTCCAGACGATCAACCTCATCGCGGACCGCACCAACCTGCTGTCGCTCAACGCCAGCATCGAGGCGGCGCGCGCGGGCGAGCACGGGCGCGGCTTCGCGGTGGTGGCCGAGGAGATCCGCGCGCTGGCGGACCGGGCGGCGGCGGCCAGCGCGGACGTGGCGAAGATCGTCCGGGGCCTGCAGAACACGGCGCGCGAGGCGGCGGTGGCCACCGGCGATGGCGTCCGCGCGGCGGATGAGGGCGCGTCGCTCGTGGCGGACGCGGAGCGGGCGCTCGGCTCCATCCTCAAGGGTGTGGACGAGCTGGGCACGACGGTGCGCGAGGTGTCCCGAGCCACGGCCGAGCAGGTGCAGGCGGTGCAGTCCGTCTCGCAGGCCACGGCCCGGGTGAGCGAGCAGGGCCGCCTCATCTCCGCCTCCGCCACCGAGCAGGCCCAGGCGGCGCAGGCCCTGGCGCAGGGCGCGGCGGAGATGCGCCGGATGGCGAAGCAGACGACGCAGGCCGCGGTCGATCAGGCCCGCGCGCTGCGGGACGTGGTGCGCTCGAACGGGCAGCTCGTCGCGGCCACGGAGCAGGTGTCCAAGGCGATGCAGGAGCAGGCCACGGCGGCCGGAGAGCTGGCGAAGACCGCCGCGCAGATGCGCGCGCTGGTGCAGCAGGTGAGCGTGGCGGTGGTGGGGCAGGGCAAGGAGGTGTCCACCGTGGGCGCGGCCCTGCAGGAGGTGAACACCTCCATCCAGCGCACGCTCGCGGGGCTGGCGGAGCAGGCCAAGGGCGCCGCCGAGGTGGCCAAGGCCATGGAGGACACGCGCAAGCAGGCGGCGCACGTGGCCAAGGCGGTGGCGGAGCAGGGCCGCGCGGTGCGGCAGAGCGAGATGGCGGCGCGGCAGGTGGCCAAGCTGGCCGCGGAGGTGACACGCGCCACGGATGAGCAGAGCCAGGCGCTCACCATGCTGACGCGCGCGGGCGAGGAGGTGCGCCGCGTGGCCAAGCAGACGGCGCGTGCGCTGGACGAACAGGCCGAGGTGGTCACCGCCCTCGCGGCCTCCGCCACCCGCCAGGCGAGCGGAGTGGCGGCGGTGGCCAAGGCCTCGGCGGAGCAGGCCTCCATGAGCGAGCAGATCAGCCGGGCGGTGGAGGACATGCGCGGCCGGGCACGGGAGATCGCCTCCACCACGACGCAGCAGGCGCGCGGCACGGCCGCCACCGCCGGAGAGGTCCGGGAGGTGACGGCGCGGCTGACCCAGCTCTCGCGCATGCAGGGTGAGCAGGTGGAACACCTGACGCGGCTGAGTGGGCTCCTGACGCCCGAGGGCCGTGCGGGCCGTGCGATGGAGCAAGCGTGA
- a CDS encoding chemotaxis protein CheW has product MSSLHVVFKVAGAEYAIPASEVLQMESFTGATPVPGAPAHVAGLVQVRGRVVPVVDARARFGLPPVERTLDSRVVVGQLGSRIVGLLVDSAREVLKLAPDQVQPPPQLVAEQAQGFVKAVARVGPRLVMLIDFPRVIGEEKVHGG; this is encoded by the coding sequence ATGAGCTCGCTGCATGTGGTGTTCAAGGTGGCAGGGGCCGAGTACGCCATTCCCGCCTCCGAGGTGTTGCAGATGGAGTCCTTTACCGGGGCCACGCCCGTGCCCGGCGCTCCCGCGCACGTGGCGGGGCTGGTGCAGGTGCGAGGACGGGTGGTGCCGGTGGTGGATGCGCGCGCGCGCTTCGGGCTGCCGCCCGTGGAGCGGACGCTGGACTCGCGCGTGGTGGTGGGCCAGCTGGGCTCGCGCATCGTGGGGCTGCTGGTGGACAGCGCTCGCGAGGTACTGAAGCTGGCGCCGGACCAAGTCCAGCCTCCACCCCAGCTCGTGGCGGAGCAGGCCCAGGGATTCGTGAAGGCCGTGGCCCGGGTAGGCCCGCGCCTGGTGATGCTGATCGATTTCCCCCGTGTCATCGGGGAGGAGAAGGTTCATGGCGGCTGA
- a CDS encoding chemotaxis protein CheA, with translation MDLADFLPAYLTEVEELLGIANTQLLALETAAKQRSASPRTVRELFRALHTIKGLSAMVDVEPIVSIAHWMEAALRQADHAGGRVPEDSIEPLMQGLRAIEQRVHQLAAGKPVAGASKGLLDRLEQLDATERGPQGSPAAPARLELEPTLAAKLSTSDQEQLLAGVAAGKRALRLDYVPSADRAAQGLTINTVRERVGQIAEIVKVIPVAGATNGGGNLTFALLLLTREDDAALLEAVGGPPATLRMVASSAPAGPASLPPPTSAESLLNEEEAAAAEPRRSGVLRVEVSRLDEALERLAALVVTRSKLARAVATLTAAGAPTRELVQVLQENARQLRDLRASILHLRMVRVGEVLERLPLLVRGLRRTMGKQVRLEMDVGDAELDKSVADRLQPTLVHLVRNAVDHGLERPDERRAAGKPEEGVLRLACHARSNGRLELTVSDDGQGVDVATVAARAGVPVPATPEELLELMCRPGLSTRASADTTSGRGMGMDIVKRIIVEQLGGELRLETAPGKGTTFSLCVPLTITIVDAFVFECAALRYAVPVSGVEEIIEVDTSRLVHPPGRAGGMAMLERRGQAVPLLSLERLLRRDGGREGPGPKAFVVRQRGMPLAIAVDRLLGQQEIVLRPLEDPLVRVPGVAGATDLGDGQPTLVLDLPALSAARGGGSRLESAAAKGGAA, from the coding sequence GTGGACCTGGCGGATTTCCTCCCCGCCTATCTGACCGAGGTGGAAGAGCTGCTGGGCATCGCGAACACCCAGCTTTTGGCCCTGGAGACCGCCGCGAAGCAGCGCTCCGCCAGCCCGCGCACCGTTCGGGAGCTGTTCCGGGCTCTGCACACCATCAAGGGCCTGTCGGCCATGGTGGATGTGGAGCCCATCGTCTCCATCGCGCATTGGATGGAGGCGGCCCTGCGGCAAGCGGACCACGCGGGCGGGCGGGTGCCCGAGGACAGCATCGAGCCCCTGATGCAAGGCCTGCGCGCCATCGAACAGCGGGTGCATCAGCTCGCCGCGGGCAAGCCGGTCGCCGGGGCCTCCAAGGGCTTGCTGGATCGCCTGGAGCAGCTCGACGCTACCGAGCGGGGCCCACAGGGCAGCCCGGCGGCGCCGGCCCGGCTCGAGCTGGAGCCCACGCTCGCCGCGAAGCTCTCCACGTCCGACCAGGAGCAGCTGCTGGCCGGAGTCGCCGCGGGCAAGCGGGCCCTGCGCCTGGACTATGTGCCCTCCGCCGATCGCGCCGCCCAGGGCCTCACCATCAACACGGTGCGCGAGCGCGTGGGACAAATCGCGGAGATCGTCAAGGTCATCCCCGTGGCCGGCGCCACGAATGGCGGTGGCAACCTCACCTTCGCGCTGCTGTTGCTCACGAGGGAGGACGATGCGGCGCTGTTGGAGGCGGTGGGGGGGCCCCCCGCCACGCTGCGGATGGTGGCCTCGTCCGCGCCTGCTGGGCCCGCTTCGCTGCCGCCCCCCACCTCGGCCGAGTCACTCCTGAACGAGGAGGAGGCCGCGGCCGCGGAGCCCCGCCGCAGCGGCGTGCTGCGCGTGGAGGTGTCCCGCCTGGATGAGGCGCTGGAGCGGCTGGCCGCGCTCGTCGTCACCCGATCGAAGCTGGCGCGGGCGGTGGCAACGCTGACGGCGGCCGGTGCCCCCACCCGCGAGCTCGTCCAGGTGCTCCAGGAGAATGCGCGCCAGCTGAGGGACTTGCGCGCCTCCATCCTCCACCTGCGCATGGTGCGCGTGGGCGAGGTGCTGGAGCGGCTCCCTCTGCTGGTCCGGGGGCTGCGCCGCACCATGGGCAAGCAGGTGCGGCTCGAGATGGACGTGGGAGACGCGGAGCTGGACAAGTCCGTTGCGGACCGGCTGCAGCCCACGCTCGTCCACCTGGTGCGCAACGCGGTGGACCATGGCCTGGAGCGCCCCGATGAGCGCCGCGCCGCGGGCAAGCCCGAGGAGGGCGTGCTGCGCCTGGCCTGCCATGCGCGCTCCAACGGAAGGCTCGAACTGACGGTGAGCGATGATGGCCAGGGCGTGGATGTCGCCACCGTGGCCGCGCGCGCGGGAGTCCCTGTCCCCGCCACTCCCGAGGAGCTGCTGGAGCTGATGTGCCGCCCCGGCCTCTCCACCCGCGCCTCCGCGGACACCACCAGCGGGCGCGGCATGGGCATGGACATCGTCAAGCGCATCATCGTCGAGCAGCTCGGCGGGGAGCTGCGCCTGGAGACGGCGCCCGGCAAGGGAACGACGTTCAGCTTGTGCGTGCCCCTCACCATCACCATCGTGGACGCGTTCGTCTTCGAGTGCGCCGCCCTCCGCTACGCCGTGCCCGTGAGCGGGGTGGAGGAAATCATCGAGGTGGACACCTCCCGGCTCGTCCATCCACCTGGGCGCGCGGGCGGCATGGCCATGCTGGAGCGCCGAGGGCAGGCCGTCCCGCTCCTGTCGCTGGAGCGGCTGCTGCGGCGGGACGGGGGGCGTGAAGGTCCAGGGCCCAAGGCCTTCGTCGTCCGGCAGCGCGGCATGCCCCTGGCCATCGCCGTCGACCGGCTGCTGGGCCAGCAGGAGATTGTCCTCCGGCCGCTCGAGGACCCCCTCGTGCGGGTGCCCGGCGTGGCCGGCGCCACGGATCTGGGGGATGGACAGCCGACGCTGGTGCTGGACTTGCCCGCGCTCAGCGCGGCGCGCGGGGGAGGCTCGCGGCTGGAGAGCGCTGCCGCGAAGGGAGGTGCGGCATGA
- a CDS encoding response regulator: MPEVLVVDDSKVMRDMVVACLRPYPGLSFTHASSGLEAIERLSLKPYDLIVLDLNMPDIGGIEVVEFVRGQDTLRHLPIVIVTTRGDEASRARALQAGADRFMTKPFTPDAILGEVKGLLERVHG, from the coding sequence ATGCCTGAGGTGCTCGTCGTTGATGACAGCAAGGTGATGCGGGACATGGTGGTGGCCTGTCTGCGGCCCTACCCAGGTCTGAGCTTCACGCATGCCTCCAGTGGCTTGGAGGCCATCGAGCGGCTGTCGCTCAAGCCGTATGACCTCATCGTGCTCGACCTGAACATGCCGGACATTGGTGGCATCGAGGTGGTGGAGTTCGTGCGCGGCCAGGACACGCTGCGCCACCTGCCCATCGTCATCGTCACCACGCGCGGAGATGAGGCCTCGCGGGCCCGGGCGCTTCAAGCGGGCGCGGATCGCTTCATGACGAAGCCGTTCACGCCCGATGCCATCCTGGGAGAGGTCAAGGGGTTGCTCGAGCGGGTGCACGGGTGA
- a CDS encoding Hsp20/alpha crystallin family protein, protein MADLPVRRGSGGSLQRTREWDPFQRMQELMGLDPFDVMNQWFTGAGREGTLTFVPTFEVKETKDAFIFKADLPGVEEKDIEITLTGDRLTVSGKRESEKREESERFYTYERSYGSFSRAFTLPEGVNPDAVNAELKNGVLTLRVSKRPEVQPKRITVGSGTPEKKEQVKA, encoded by the coding sequence ATGGCAGATCTACCTGTTCGCCGAGGGAGTGGCGGGAGCCTGCAGCGGACCCGCGAGTGGGATCCATTCCAGCGCATGCAGGAGCTGATGGGCCTGGATCCCTTCGATGTGATGAACCAGTGGTTTACCGGTGCGGGGCGCGAGGGCACGCTCACGTTCGTGCCGACCTTCGAGGTGAAGGAGACGAAGGACGCCTTCATCTTCAAGGCGGACCTGCCGGGAGTGGAGGAGAAGGACATCGAAATCACACTCACGGGAGACCGGCTGACGGTGAGCGGCAAGCGCGAGAGCGAGAAGCGCGAGGAGAGTGAGCGCTTCTACACCTACGAGCGCAGCTACGGCTCGTTCAGCCGCGCGTTCACCCTGCCGGAGGGCGTGAACCCGGACGCCGTGAACGCCGAGCTGAAGAACGGCGTGCTGACGCTCAGGGTGTCCAAGCGCCCCGAGGTGCAGCCCAAGCGCATCACCGTGGGCAGCGGCACCCCTGAGAAGAAGGAGCAGGTGAAGGCGTAA